In Trichomycterus rosablanca isolate fTriRos1 chromosome 4, fTriRos1.hap1, whole genome shotgun sequence, one DNA window encodes the following:
- the ubtfl gene encoding upstream binding transcription factor, like isoform X4, protein MNGSNSVSGTQTGRIQLETDVNSWSKEDCLTLLERIRNMLPDGDTLKYKTTESHFDWDKVGFGNYTGVMCKQKWQKVSTEVRKYRTMTELIVDAIEFVKNPYKGKKLKTHPDFPKKPLTPYFRFFMEKRAKYAKIHPEMSNLDLTKILSKKYKELPEKKKLKYIQEFQREKEAFEKNMARFKEDHPELIEERKKSDLPEKPKTPQQLWYNHEKKAFMKLHPEVSQKELKEALRRQWSQLSDKKRLKWISKALELQKNYEGSMRAYHEAHPDSNSDEHIKSVLTKAERQLKDKFDGRPTKPPPNGYSLYCAELMVNMKDVPSTERMVLCSKQWKIMTQKEKDMFQKRCEQKKKQYEVDLQRFLETLPDEERDRVLTEEKLGGTKLSMLCSAFGAKSPVSKDRSRDPVVDQWAHGQTKDKRDGKKKAQLPETPKTAEEMWQQSVIGDYLAKYRNDRKKAQSAMEATWKAMEKKEKIPWIKKAAEDQKRYEVQYRTVRELVEMRTVPTVQGRRKPKFDGEPKKPPVSGYQMFSQELLTNGELNHFSLKERMVEIGKRWHKLSQSQKDKYKKQVEEQQLEYKAELEAWVKSLSPQERAVYKEFTAAKRRSTSKTGGPGAKVRVTKGKAQDTSESEEEEEKSDSTDSEEEDDESSGSSDSDDDEDENDDDDQSEGSSGSTDDSSEYDSD, encoded by the exons ATGAATGGCAGTAACAGTGTGAGTGGCACCCAGACTGGGCGGATACAGCTCGAGACAG ATGTCAATTCATGGAGTAAGGAGGATTGTCTGACTCTGCTGGAGAGAATCCGGAATATGTTGCCAGACGGAGACACGCTGAAATACAAGACCACCGAGTCTCATTTTGACTGGGACAAAGTGGGTTTTGGAAACTACACCGGAGTCATGTGCAAACAGAAATGGCAGAAGGTTTCTACAGAG GTGCGGAAATACAGGACGATGACGGAGCTTATCGTCGATGCAATAGAATTTGTAAAGAACCCTTACAAAGGAAAGAAACTGAAG ACACATCCGGACTTCCCGAAGAAGCCCCTCACACCTTACTTTCGTTTCTTTATGGAGAAGAGAGCCAAGTATGCAAAAATTCACCCAGAGATGAGCAACCTAGATCTCACAAAGATCCTCTCCAAAAAATACAAAGAGCTTCCAGAGAAGAAGAAG CTCAAATACATTCAGGAATTCCAGAGGGAGAAGGAGGCTTTTGAGAAGAATATGGCCCGCTTCAA AGAGGATCACCCTGAACTTATAGAAGAGCGCAAGAAATCAGACCTTCCAGAGAAACCCAAGACCCCTCAGCAGCTTTGGTACAACCATGAAAAGAAGGCCTTCATGAAGCTCCACCCAGAA GTAAGTCAGAAGGAACTGAAAGAAGCTTTACGCCGTCAGTGGTCTCAGCTTTCAGATAAGAAGCGACTGAAATGGATCAGCAAAGCCCTGGAGCTCCAGAAAAACTATGAG GGCAGTATGAGAGCGTACCATGAAGCGCACCCGGATTCAAACTCAGATGAGCACATCAAGTCCGTCTTAACCAAAGCCGAACGACAGCTCAAGGACAAGTTTGACGGGCGGCCGACTAAGCCACCACC GAACGGCTATTCTCTATACTGCGCTGAGCTGATGGTGAACATGAAGGATGTGCCGAGTACAGAGAGGATGGTGCTGTGCAGCAAGCAGTGGAAAATTATGACCCAGAAGGAAAAGGACATGTTCCAGAAACGATGTGAACAG AAAAAGAAGCAGTATGAGGTTGATCTTCAGAGATTCCTGGAG ACCCTGCCAGATGAGGAACGGGATCGAGTACTGACCGAGGAGAAGCTGGGAGGCACCAAGCTCAGTATGCTCTGCAGTGCTTTTGGTGCTAAATCCCCTGTAAGCAAG GACCGCAGCCGTGACCCAGTGGTAGACCAGTGGGCGCATGGCCAGACAAAAGATAAGAGGGATGGAAAGAAGAAGGCACAGCTCCCGGAGACTCCCAAAACTGCTGAGGAGATGTGGCAGCAGAGCGTGATAGGAGACTACCTGGCCAAATACAGG AATGATCGGAAAAAAGCACAGAGCGCCATGGAGGCTACCTGGAAAGCCATGGAGAAAAAGGAGAAGATCCCATGGATTAAAAAGGCTGCCGAGGACCAGAAGCGATACGAGGTTCAGTACCGGACCGTG AGGGAGCTGGTCGAGATGAGAACGGTGCCCACCGTACAgggtcggaggaaacccaagttTGACGGAGAACCCAAGAAACCTCCAGT GAGCGGCTATCAGATGTTCTCGCAGGAGCTGCTGACCAACGGCGAGCTGAATCACTTCAGCCTGAAGGAGCGCATGGTGGAGATCGGTAAGCGCTGGCACAAGCTCAGCCAGAGTCAGAAGGACAAGTACAAGAAGCAGGTAGAGGAGCAGCAGCTGGAGTACAAAGCCGAGCTAGAAGCCTGGGTGAAG tctctatCTCCTCAGGAACGAGCGGTTTATAAAGAGTTTACTGCTGCA AAACGGCGAAGCACGTCAAAGACAGGAGGTCCCGGGGCCAAAGTGCGCGTCACCAAGGGCAAGGCG CAGGACACCTCAGAGtcagaggaggaggaagaaaagTCAGACTCGACAGATTCCGAGGAGGAAGACGACGAGTCCTCCGGTTCCTCGGATAGTGACGACGACGAGGATGAG AACGATGACGACGACCAGTCTGAGGGTTCAAGTGGCTCAACAGACGATAGCAGCGAATACGATTCGGACTAA